In Salminus brasiliensis chromosome 24, fSalBra1.hap2, whole genome shotgun sequence, one genomic interval encodes:
- the prorsd1 gene encoding prolyl-tRNA synthetase associated domain-containing protein 1 — translation MGSTELRAELENFLKTLNIDFVSVEHPEVFTVEEMMPHVEHLSGAITKNLFLKDKKKKGLWLVSVRHDRQVNLNDLAKKLGIGSGNLRFADEAVMMEKLKVGQGCATALALFCDKDQSVKFIMDSDLVNGGHERVYFHPMTNAATMGLKPDDLMKFLKETGHEPALHSFE, via the exons ATGGGATCCACGGAACTACGAGCAGAATTAGAAAATTTCTTAAAAACGCTGAATATTGACTTCGTCTCCGTGGAGCACCCGGAG GTTTTCACTGTGGAGGAGATGATGCCACATGTGGAGCATCTAAGCGGGGCCATCACTAAAAACCTCTTCTTAAAAGACAAGAAGAAAAAGGGTCTGTGGCTTGTCTCTGTTCGTCACGACCGACAGGTGAACCTCAATGACCTGGCCAAAAAACTGGGCATAGGCAGTGGTAACCTGCGCTTTGCTGACGAGGCGGTCATGATGGAGAAGCTGAAGGTGGGCCAAGGCTGTGCCACAGCTCTGGCTCTCTTCTGCGATAAAGACCAGAGTGTGAAGTTCATTATGGACAGTGACCTTGTTAATGGAGGCCATGAGCGAGTGTACTTCCACCCTATGACCAATGCTGCAACCATGGGACTGAAGCCAGACGACCTGATGAAGTTCTTGAAGGAGACGGGACATGAGCCGGCTCTTCACAGCTTTGAGTAG